A DNA window from Leishmania panamensis strain MHOM/PA/94/PSC-1 chromosome 27 sequence contains the following coding sequences:
- a CDS encoding sucrose hydrolase-like protein (TriTrypDB/GeneDB-style sysID: LpmP.27.2370), whose amino-acid sequence MSHEDRIAEANNAVLAIRKTVDKEFYPHYHISPYACSMNAPCGIVYFNGLYHVFYQHNPFGVEWGPLHWGHSTSDDMIHWRHHPIALAPGDEWDRDGCFSGSAVVYDDRLFVFYTGHHWLIDIADDSQIYQVQCLAISENGFNFEKRGIVVKPPAGFFHFRDPYVWFQDGRWWMVCGGRDSKDQGQLLLYSTDDLEDWDDSTFMILSKSDDRNVYMCEHPGFFPLQHRQLLMFSPQGMQSDDYMFRNRYQTGLLMGVWRPNEIFSITSSFKKLDLGHDFYGAQSFLTHDGRRVFIGWLDMWDTNMPTKQHNWAGMLSLPRVLLVDEVSGRIRTLPIKELENIRSTYQHILQQTVCDNSQVRLLNDCTSYEVRVLFDLEKSTAEKYGLWLGRGLEIYVDEQSKRLVVNRHYPNYDISGYRSYALPVHPLLLVHAYFDMSSVEVFVNEGEAVLSTRIYPARKDRVLSLFAVNGTAHIMQGDIWALNQAVMQ is encoded by the coding sequence ATGTCGCACGAGGATCGCATTGCGGAAGCGAACAACGCTGTGCTGGCGATCCGAAAAACAGTTGACAAGGAGTTTTACCCGCATTATCACATTTCCCCTTATGCATGCTCGATGAATGCGCCATGTGGTATAGTCTACTTCAATGGTCTCTATCATGTTTTTTACCAGCATAACCCATTTGGCGTGGAGTGGGGACCATTGCACTGGGGTCACTCTACGAGCGATGATATGATTCACTGGCGGCACCATCCCATCGCACTTGCTCCTGGTGATGAGTGGGATCGCGATGGATGCTTTTCTGGCAGCGCGGTCGTATACGATGATCGACTTTTTGTATTTTACACTGGCCACCACTGGCTTATCGATATTGCCGATGATAGTCAGATATATCAGGTGCAATGCCTGGCTATCAGCGAGAACGGGTTTAATTTTGAGAAGCGGGGTATTGTAGTAAAGCCGCCGGCCGGCTTTTTCCATTTCCGAGACCCGTACGTGTGGTTCCAGGATGGGCGATGGTGGATGGTGTGTGGCGGTCGCGACTCCAAGGATCAGGGCCAGCTTCTCTTATACAGCACTGATGACCTGGAGGATTGGGACGACAGTACATTTATGATTCTGTCCAAGTCAGATGATCGTAACGTATACATGTGCGAACACCCCGGCTTTTtcccactgcagcaccgccagctgcTTATGTTCTCGCCGCAAGGGATGCAGTCTGATGACTACATGTTCCGGAATCGGTACCAAACAGGGCTGTTGATGGGCGTATGGAGGCCGAATGAGATCTTTAGCATCACTTCCAGCTTCAAAAAGCTGGACCTGGGACACGACTTTTATGGAGCACAGTCCTTCCTAACGCACGACGGTCGGCGTGTCTTTATTGGCTGGCTCGACATGTGGGACACGAACATGCCCACAAAACAGCACAACTGGGCAGGCAtgctctctctgcctcgcgTTCTTCTTGTTGACGAGGTTAGTGGCAGAATTCGTACGCTGCCTATCAAGGAGCTGGAAAACATCCGTAGTACCTATCAGCATATATTGCAGCAGACTGTGTGTGACAATTCGCAGGTGCGGTTGCTCAATGACTGCACGTCGTAtgaggtgcgcgtgctgtTCGACCTGGAAAAGAGCACGGCAGAAAAGTACGGCCTGTGGCTCGGTAGAGGGCTGGAGATTTACGTCGATGAGCAAAGCAAGCGTCTCGTGGTCAACCGCCACTACCCCAACTACGACATTAGCGGATACCGCAGCTATGCGCTTCCGGTACATCCGTTACTTCTAGTGCACGCGTACTTTGACATGTCTAGCGTAGAGGTCTTCGTGAACGAAGGTGAAGCTGTGCTGAGTACCCGCATTTATCCGGCGCGCAAGGATCGggtgctttctctctttgcagTCAACGGCACCGCCCACATTATGCAAGGCGACATTTGGGCGTTGAACCAGGCAGTTATGCAGTAG
- a CDS encoding hypothetical protein (TriTrypDB/GeneDB-style sysID: LpmP.27.2380), with product MLYIAALTLITFASTFMVADTVANIWQLLSRGRVALISYSVWMAALTLTVLGTDWLTMLGLLHALIFVGCWWLVCDGDGAAHASSTRDDYVRFPVTVYVPVFMVLYFLQGWLQ from the coding sequence ATGCTGTATATTGCCGCTCTCACGCTGATCACATTTGCCTCCACCTTCATGGTAGCGGACACGGTGGCGAACATatggcagctgctgagccgcGGACGTGTCGCCCTCATTTCCTATAGCGTCTGGATGGCCGCCCTCACGCTGACGGTGTTGGGCACGGACTGGCTGACAATGTTGGGCCTGTTGCACGCGCTGATCTTCGTCGGCTGCTGGTGGCTCGTTtgtgatggcgatggtgccGCGCACGCATCTTCCACTCGCGACGACTATGTGCGCTTCCCCGTGACTGTTTACGTGCCTGTCTTCATGGTGCTCTACTTCCTTCAGGGTTGGCTGCAgtga
- a CDS encoding TPR-repeat protein, putative (TriTrypDB/GeneDB-style sysID: LpmP.27.2390) produces the protein MDRSVAEAIRQQSEDLRDELKELEQWEDAMQAREVARTQRKVPLSANAAVAEPPIRGTVPSLKGAIQQQQARAASAGGDTAARAVVDPIQQAKDKGNALFQSGYLSEAVAAYTVGIDLDPASATTHVLYANRAMCYLKLGQWTAAEKDATTCVHMNTRYVKAYYRRAVARKQLGKLHEARADLEAVLALAPKDVSAQQEMESVTRALQATRAAASQASATAGTSAKKRIIIEEVDSEDDEAAGEAPVTSVSKLSAEEEGLRQACIEEDLRRLAAARESREVQARQEAQREAAAQAQRQRRHERVEIIEEEEKSSTEEKKTASSPAAATPAVKQTPSSVTSSPPASSSPSPTSATTRARPRPSIAKESLTAPKSFSEFERRFREVGQQPELRDYYVRQLNPATMANLFGSNMTPEMLLGILQAVKTFHSTVALQYARGLCQVRRVEDLTLFLNAQEKAVVQDVLDLLRSAPDIPAKDIEHIERKLKPL, from the coding sequence ATGGATCGCAGCGTGGCGGAGGCCATCCGGCAGCAGTCCGAGGACCTGCGGGATGAGCTcaaggagctggagcagTGGGAGGACGCCATGCAAGCGAGGGAGGTGGCTAGGACACAGCGCAAGGTGCCTCTGTCAGCCAATGCGGCCGTAGCCGAACCACCCATTCGAGGAACGGTGCCGTCACTGAAGGGGGCgatacagcagcagcaggcgcgggCAGCCAGCGCTGGTGGCGACACCGCTGCTCGAGCTGTGGTGGACCCGATCCAGCAAGCCAAGGACAAGGGTAACGCGCTCTTCCAGAGCGGCTATCTgtcggaggcggtggcggcctaCACTGTGGGCATCGACCTCGACCCAGCTAGCGCTACAACGCACGTCCTGTACGCGAACCGGGCGATGTGCTACCTCAAGCTCGGTCAGTGGACGGCTGCGGAAAAGGACGCGACGACGTGTGTGCACATGAACACTAGGTATGTCAAGGCGTACTACCGGCGTGCTGTGGCACGCAAGCAGCTCGGCAAGCTGCACGAGGCGCGCGCAGATCTTGAGGCAGTGCTTGCCCTCGCCCCCAAGGACGTCAGTGCTCagcaggagatggagagcgTGACGAGGGCACTGCAGGCAACGCGGGCCGCAGCGTCACAGGCCTCCGCCACAGCCGGCACTAGTGCGAAGAAGCGCATCATTATCGAGGAGGTTGACAGCGAAGATGATGAAGCAGCGGGCGAGGCACCAGTGACATCGGTTTCCAAGTTatcagcggaggaggagggcctACGCCAGGCTTGCATCGAGGAGGACCTGCGCAggctggcggcagcgcgcgaGTCGCGCGAGGTGCAGGCGCGGCAGGAGGCACAgcgcgaggcagcagcgcaggcccagcggcagcgccgccatgagCGCGTCGAGATaatcgaggaggaggagaagtcCTCCacggaggaaaagaagacggCGTCCTCACCTGCCGCAGCCACCCCCGCAGTGAAGCAGACGCCATCGTCAGTGACGTCATCTCCGccggcctcctcgtcgccctcACCCACATCCGCCACCACACGCGCCCGCCCACGCCCTTCCATCGCCAAGGAGAGCCTTACCGCGCCCAAGTCCTTTAGCGAATTCGAGCGCCGCTTTCGCGAGGTAGGCCAGCagccggagctgcgcgactACTACGTGCGGCAGCTCAACCCCGCCACCATGGCGAACCTTTTTGGCAGCAATATGACGCCCGAGATGCTTCTCGGCATCCTGCAAGCCGTCAAGACCTTCCACTCCACAGTTGCCCTGCAGTACGCCAGAGGGCTGTGCCAGGTGCGTCGCGTCGAGGACCTGACGTTGTTTTTGAATGCGCAGGAGAAGGCAGTCGTGCAAGATGTACTGGACCTCCTTCGCTCAGCCCCTGACATACCAGCCAAGGACATCGAACACATTGAACGCAAACTGAAGCCCTTgtag
- a CDS encoding R-SNARE protein, putative (TriTrypDB/GeneDB-style sysID: LpmP.27.2400) encodes MPINSSLVAFEWTIIAEDSVSPSAGPVLQKMLSLLPRHDTKVSYQLEQEVFHFLVENEIIYGCTTSGHYENRIVFGFLIQIKDAFKMAFAGRAEECLRHADLTPENCHTFSSTLASSRKAFNENTQEDKVSQIKEQLNTTREVILQNLDSIIERGDRIDTLCDRTELLRDTAQGFHTNARALNRTILMHRIKVIVGVTIVLAILALIITLAVCGIDFKKC; translated from the coding sequence ATGCCTATCAACAGCTCTCTGGTAGCTTTCGAGTGGACCATCATTGCGGAGGACAGCGTCTCGCCGTCTGCGGGGCCAGTGCTGCAAAAGATGCTGAGCCTGCTTCCTCGCCACGATACGAAGGTGAGCTACCAACTGGAGCAGGAGGTATTTCATTTCCTTGTCGAGAATGAAATTATCTACGGCTGCACTACCTCGGGTCACTACGAGAACCGCATTGTCTTTGGGTTTCTCATCCAGATCAAGGATGCGTTCAAGATGGCCTTCGCCGGCAGAGCTGAGGAATGCCTGCGCCACGCTGACCTTACCCCAGAAAACTGCCACACCTTTTCTTCTACGCTGGCTTCCTCTCGCAAAGCATTTAACGAGAACACTCAAGAGGATAAGGTAAGCCAAATCAAGGAGCAGTTGAATACGACGCGCGAGGTCATACTCCAGAACCTGGATAGCATCATCGAGCGGGGTGACCGTATCGATACCCTGTGCGATCGTACTGAGCTCCTGCGTGACACGGCACAGGGCTTCCACACCAATGCGCGCGCACTTAATCGTACTATTTTGATGCACAGGATCAAGGTGATCGTGGGCGTCACCATCGTTCTCGCCATCCTCGCCCTTATCATCACTCTTGCTGTCTGCGGTATCGATTTTAAGAAATGCTAG
- a CDS encoding hypothetical protein (TriTrypDB/GeneDB-style sysID: LpmP.27.2410), producing MPSAATLSIDARKWAETIEEAGAECFCSAVSAKNVTHVLSTATVRAPQKQLCAAVSNFVPAMLESVHGVSILTALVRYGTTATVEQVTSKLLAADEGVWSFTAAPKKEMTKCLSQLLERLAYREDCTGESHKALFGSLKAVKKQALMTSPFTLPATARLALVDDAFAAALLSSSEAQRALGRSCQDAATAAAAEEFCCALFERAADDAASDFVWKALAANMKPDAKAHPREAILALLASHAPVPLVNKVTSAMAQWPTVRDLCTRDSYAHIVAHLLERCDDERAGNRLVAAVITQEADVTQRMGARKAAQHHLLAALTAKPSYAQALQKRLGTSQTKRLAAAKMRFANATQPKAITTQRVILEKLKKLRSTATSSFGAGVKRARE from the coding sequence ATGCCTtccgcagcgacgctctCGATCGACGCACGCAAGTGGGCTGAGACGATTGAGGAGGCAGGCGCCGAATGCTTCTGCTCTGCAGTCTCTGCGAAGAACGTCACCCACGTCCTGTCGACCGCGACGGTGCGCGCACCGCAGAAGCAGCTGTGCGCCGCGGTGAGCAACTTTGTGCCGGCGATGCTGGAGAGTGTTCACGGCGTCTCGATCTTGactgcgctggtgcgctaTGGCAccacggcgacggtggagcAGGTAACCAGCAAGCTCCTTGCAGCGGACGAGGGCGTATGGTCATTCACGGCGGCTCCAAAGAAGGAGATGACCAAGTGTCTGTCACAGCTGCTAGAGCGGCTGGCTTACCGCGAGGACTGCACCGGTGAATCCCACAAGGCACTTTTTGGTTCTCTGAAGGCTGTCAAGAAGCAGGCGCTGATGACGTCCCCCTTTACACTGCCCGCCACCGCTCGCCTCGCGCTGGTGGACGACGCAtttgctgcagcgctcctgTCCTCGAGTGAGGCGCAGAGGGCGCTGGGCAGATCGTGTCaggacgccgccaccgccgccgctgcggaggagtTTTGCTGCGCACTGTTTGAGAGGGCGGCGGACGACGCGGCCAGTGACTTTGTTTGGAAGGCACTGGCGGCTAACATGAAGCCAGATGCCAAGGCGCACCCACGCGAGGCTATCCTGGCCCTCCTCGCATCGCacgcgccggtgccgctggtgaATAAGGTAACCAGCGCGATGGCACAGTGGCCGACGGTGCGTGATTTGTGCACCCGTGATTCCTACGCGCACATCGTCGCCCATCTGCTAGAGCGCTGCGACGACGAGAGGGCGGGCAACAGACTGGTTGCTGCCGTTATCACTCAGGAGGCGGACGTGACACAGCGGATGGGTGCGCGCAAGGCGGCCCAGCACCACCTTCTGGCAGCGCTCACAGCAAAGCCCAGCTACGCGCAGGCCCTGCAGAAGCGTCTTGGCACCTCGCAGACGAAGCGcctggcggcggcaaagATGCGCTTCGCAAACGCTACACAGCCAAAGGCGATAACGACGCAGCGGGTGATactggagaagctgaagaagctgcgcagcactgccactTCCTCCTTTGGCGCCGGGGTGAAGCGCGCGCGTGAGTGA
- a CDS encoding hypothetical protein (TriTrypDB/GeneDB-style sysID: LpmP.27.2420), which produces MKRLQLVCPAAMVPGCGAAMQCSRRWNLLEHRTKGSPYMKHLDLYARRDPQLAPYLLREVDIEYKRKCRKVSFLVWVAVFTVAVAWQTRMQGEALHYMRLYASYVRAEQDAKDEDNIKRRKAFVGVINVVKNAFDRDQRWTAADEAKALKELR; this is translated from the coding sequence ATGAAGCGCTTGCAGCTGGTGTGCccggcggcgatggtgccTGGCTGCGGGGCGGCGATGCAGTGCAGCCGTCGCTGGAATCTGCTGGAGCACCGTACGAAGGGGTCCCCGTACATGAAGCACCTCGACCTCTACGCCCGCCGCGACCCCCAGCTTGCCCCGTATCTACTGCGGGAGGTGGACATCGAGTACAAGCGCAAGTGCAGAAAGGTGTCGTTCTTGGTGTGGGTCGCCGTCTTCACCGTGGCCGTTGCGTGGCAGACCCGCATGCAgggcgaggcgctgcactaCATGCGTCTGTACGCCTCCTACGTTCGCGCCGAGCAGGACGCGAAGGACGAGGACAACATCAAGCGACGCAAGGCGTTCGTTGGTGTCATTAACGTGGTGAAGAACGCCTTTGACCGCGATCAGCGCTGGACTGCCGCTGATGAAGCGAAGGCGCTAAAGGAGTTGCGGTGA